The following are from one region of the Osmerus mordax isolate fOsmMor3 chromosome 1, fOsmMor3.pri, whole genome shotgun sequence genome:
- the fgd5a gene encoding FYVE, RhoGEF and PH domain-containing protein 5 translates to MNTDYQKRVPQPQIPNHLTIKVESKLMPKPGPSGQGPKPPAAPKPGSLFLSDPRVEEEEPCSHHSMSNGDVSSSEGDSEEPGGSSPEQEPGEGDCEPGEGDCVEPGASSPEQEPGEPQENPEVRHDDNVSCEDTMEEEQKEKEGEGEAQEDAAETDSAGSVNGINATYGAVADTTERENTGETEDLKPHESDNDDTLVEHSDTQDWDNTLTQTLPECKGTGEEGEEERGGEQVEEQVKEQGFTEETEIIEQPTGDPCEGLVQEYSYQLSLSQPESESNNSLATDDAAPHGDCLQDEAEEADFSQGSNGCSLPTVCEEYPYDVIGPSEDAVDTCDPAETGDSGVWQPERATKDPSGRFRFTASTEDVFEPYSVIEMVPADTAGTADPEMTPDDNCNDDKPSTSEQLATAGTSNQEPYYVSSDDVAELEEKQKRLEGGDVQEGTELSGQFTEEAKDSESVDEYADIEDSLCPEAHDFQQLEYVSSEDYVEIGDDDEEAEDTEKKQIRGKTARERTAQREQALSSQRNSCQPRLRLCNITVPTDLDLGRTPELTNRVVFAHTTEAFEEDIEELDCHIVPYLEDTDSDSEEHIYEEAGFDSEGENFVSFDRKTIVTRSRSYSGKVPGYVPETVPEETGTEYQSHDYCTVALDQNGEPLRRPEQPEVNRLIPSLKPRRFLLYPRSYSAEGRELSLAAHLDGDQSLKEEGRLKRKDDTLSLPCVITSSGSFSQRSHQSSSGVSTPTSLVDIPPPFELAYITKRPITKSSPSLLIQHETTGKPEKKKSSFKRFLALKFRRKTEKKGFGDGSIRSSRSSSESSHHGPARVLDLDRRSTNSSPQLQSRMVKPQQRPDQPTTFLLYKDPQRRKGDLKGYGSRGVSRVESFEDRSRRPLMPLPLTKPRSISFPSADTSDYENIPALNSDYENIQIPPGRPTRALTVTEFFEDPNRMVAPSNENDGYVDMNSFPGIDSKSQSPEQETESAYTEPFPVTAAPAGLSADEDHGRTSEEEEGGLEQGYDRQIDGRSRAFYIAKELVDSERQHVKALKHLQEDFREAVKAAVGDYGEPVMGEHRLGEILGMLPEVYTLHSNILNELEARIKQWEESQRVVDVILSRREDFAVFSDYISEYDRSMSLLEESCRLCPAFAAVTKQYEAQGPDGAAVPLKHQLLQVIVRVLQYRMLLTDYLNNLSPDSKEYEDTQAALVVVSEVADQANDNLKQGENLLRLVHIEFSVRGKRDLLQPGRVFVKEGTLMKVSRKSRQPRHLFLMNDMMLYTYPQQDGKYRLKNTLSLSGMKVSKPAIDNVLNGLRIEVSDITITLSASSCGEREDWFHTLSRAIADHAAGLCTFGGPCSEAREKLWMALGEAAPVMVSVSHVMMCMNCTSDFSLTLRRHHCNACGKVVCRACSRNRYPLKYLKDRMSKVCDHCYDELRKRGGSVSGACGDSSPRSHRASRPLSTVFQTLQTPSLWRSRKNSSPLSQVVLGAEGSTMSGILQRRKKSKRKWKRLWFLLKDKVLYTFTAREDKVASESLPLQGFTVKLSEQPEGEQSSNVFHLYHKKTLYYTFRAEDEHAARRWVNAIEEATVL, encoded by the exons ATGAACACAG ATTACCAGAAACGAGTCCCTCAACCACAGATTCCCAATCATCTAACAATCAAGGTGGAATCAAAGCTGATGCCAAAGCCAGGTCCCTCTGGCCAGGGCCCCAAGCCCCCTGCTGCTCCCAAACCTGGATCCCTGTTTCTGTCAGATCCccgtgtggaggaggaggagccatgTTCTCATCACAGCATGAGCAATGGAGATGTGAGCTCCTCAGAGGGGGACTCTGAGGAGCCTGGGGGTTCCTCCCCAGAACAGGAGCCAGGAGAGGGGGACTGT GAGCCAGGAGAGGGGGACTGTGTGGAGCCTGGGGCTTCCTCCCCAGAACAGGAGCCAGGAGAGCCACAGGAGAACCCTGAAGTCAGACATGATGACAACGTCAGCTGCGAGGATACAATGGAGGAGGAgcaaaaagagaaggagggagaaggagaggcacaAGAGGATGCTGCTGAAACAGACAGCGCAGGCTCTGTGAATGGTATTAATGCTACTTACGGAGCTGTTGCTGACACTACTGAAAGGGAGAACACTGGCGAAACAGAGGACTTGAAGCCACATGAGAGTGACAATGATGACACACTAGTGGAACACTCTGACACTCAAGACTGGGACAACACGTTGACCCAGACACTTCCAGAGTGCAAGGGGACCGGTGAggaaggggaagaagagaggggaggagaacaggTTGAAGAACAGGTTAAAGAACAGGGATTTACCGAAGAGACCGAAATCATCGAGCAACCAACAGGAGACCCATGTGAAGGTCTAGTGCAAGAATACTCTTATCAGTTATCTCTCAGCCAACCAGAATCAGAGAGTAACAATTCTCTTGCGACTGATGACGCCGCCCCACATGGGGATTGTTTGCAGGATGAGGCTGAGGAGGCAGATTTCTCACAAGGCTCAAATGGCTGTTCGCTTCCGACAGTGTGTGAGGAGTATCCCTACGATGTGATTGGCCCTTCAGAGGATGCTGTTGACACATGTGACCCGGCGGAGACGGGTGACTCGGGCGTGTGGCAGCCAGAACGTGCCACAAAGGACCCCTCTGGGCGCTTCCGTTTCACTGCCAGCACAGAGGACGTGTTTGAGCCTTACTCCGTCATAGAGATGGTGCCTGCGGACACAGCCGGTACAGCTGACCCAGAGATGACTCCGGATGACAACTGCAACGATGACAAACCAAGCACTTCAGAGCAGCTGGCAACAGCAGGCACCTCGAATCAAGAACCGTACTATGTGTCATCAGATGATGTCGCAGAGCTAGAAGAAAAGCAGAAGCGGTTAGAGGGCGGTGACGTTCAGGAGGGCACTGAGCTCTCCGGCCAGTTCACAGAGGAAGCCAAAGACAGTGAGTCAGTGGATGAATACGCAGACATTGAGGATTCCCTCTGCCCAGAGGCACATGACTTCCAGCAGCTGGAGTATGTCTCATCAGAGGATTATGTGGAGATAGGAGATGATGACGAGGAGGCAGAGGACACAGAGAAAAAGCAGATCAGAGGGAAgacggcgagagagagaacggcccaGCGAGAGCAGGCTCTCTCCAGTCAGAGGAACAGCTGCCAGCCTCGTCTCAGGCTGTGCAACATAACTGTGCCAACGGACCTGGACCTGGGCAGGACCCCTGAACTCACCAACAGGGTGGTCTTTGCCCACACCACTGAGGCCTTTGAGGAGGACATAGAGGAACTGGACTGCCATATTGTGCCTTACCTAGAGGACACCGATTCTGACAGCGAGGAACATATCTATGAGGAGGCAGGGTTTGACTCTGAAGGGGAGAACTTTGTCTCTTTCGACAGGAAGACCATAGTGACAAGGTCGCGGTCCTACTCGGGGAAGGTTCCGGGGTATGTTCCTGAGACGGTTCCCGAGGAGACGGGTACAGAGTACCAGAGCCATGACTACTGCACCGTGGCCTTAGACCAGAACGGAGAACCCCTGAGACGCCCAGAGCAGCCAGAGGTCAACAGACTGATTCCTTCTCTAAAACCTCGCCGCTTCCTCTTATACCCACGTTCCTACTCCGCAGAGGGACGTGAACTGTCATTGGCTGCTCACCTGGATGGTGATCAGTCCCTGAAGGAAGAGGGTAGGCTGAAGAGGAAAGATGACACTCTTTCTCTGCCCTGTGTCATAACTTCCTCTGGGAGTTTCTCTCAGCGCAGCCATCAGTCGTCCAGTGGTGTTTCCACACCAACCTCTCTTGTGGACATCCCACCACCATTCGAGCTGGCTTACATCACCAAGAGACCTATCACAAAGAGCTCCCCGTCCCTTCTCATCCAGCATGAAACCACCGGCAAGCCCGAGAAGAAAAAGTCCTCATTTAAACGCTTCTTGGCCCTGAAGTtcagaagaaagacagagaaaaaaggtTTCGGAGACGGGAGCATTCGTTCTTCGCGGTCCTCCTCTGAGTCCAGTCACCATGGTCCAGCCAGAGTCTTGGACCTGGACCGTAGGAGCACCAACAGTTCCCCCCAGCTCCAGTCCCGCATGGTGAAGCCCCAGCAGCGCCCTGACCAGCCCACCACCTTCCTCCTCTACAAAGACCcccagagaaggaaaggagatcTCAAGGGCTACGGCAGCAGGGGCGTGTCCAGGGTGGAATCTTTTGAGGACCGCTCGCGGCGCCCCCTCATGCCCCTCCCATTGACCAAGCCCCGCTCCATCTCTTTTCCCAGTGCTGACACGTCCGACTACGAGAACATCCCGGCCTTGAACTCTGACTATGAAAACATCCAGATCCCCCCAGGCAGGCCCACCCGAGCCCTGACTGTGACAGAGTTCTTTGAGGACCCCAATCGGATGGTGGCTCCCTCCAATGAGAATGACGGCTATGTGGATATGAACAGCTTCCCTGGGATCGACAGCAAATCCCAGTCGCCTGAGCAGGAGACTGAAAG TGCCTATACAGAACCCTTCCCAGTGACTGCTGCTCCAGCAGGCCTGTCAGCTGACGAGGACCATGGACGCAcctctgaagaggaggaggggggcttggAGCAGGGCTatgacagacag ATTGATGGGCGATCCCGGGCCTTCTACATTGCCAAAGAGCTGGTAGactctgagagaca ACATGTAAAAGCCCTCAAGCACCTTCAAGAG GACTTCAGGGAAGCCGTGAAGGCCGCAGTGGGGGACTATGGGGAGCCCGTGATGGGGGAGCACAGGCTGGGGGAGATACTGGGCATGCTCCCTGAGGTCTACACTCTTCACAGCAACATCCTCAACGAGCTGGAGGCTCGCATCAAACAATG GGAGGAGAGTCAGAGGGTTGTTGATGTCATCTTGTCACGTCGAGAGGACTTTGCTGTGTTTTCGGACTACATATCTGAGTATGACCGCAGCATGTCTCTGCTGGAGGAGAGCTGCAGGCTGTGCCCTGCCTTTGCTGCCGTCACCAAGCAGTACGAG gcacagGGCCCTGACGGAGCTGCAGTCCCACTGAAACACCAGCTGCTGCAGGTTATTGTGAGAGTGCTCCAGTACCGCATGCtgctcacag ATTACCTAAACAACCTCTCCCCAGATTCAAAAGAATACGAAGACACACAAG CTGCCCTGGTGGTCGTTTCGGAGGTAGCTGACCAGGCCAATGACAACCTCAAGCAGGGG GAGAACTTGCTGCGGCTGGTCCACATAGAGTTCAGTGTCCGAGGCAAGCGAGACCTCCTCCAGCCAGGCAGG gtgtttgtCAAGGAAGGCACTCTCATGAAAGTATCCAGGAAGAGCCGGCAGCCCAGACACCTGTTCCTG ATGAATGACATGATGCTGTACACCTACCCCCAGCAAGATGGGAAATACAGGCTGAaaaacaccctctctctgtctgggatgAAA GTCAGCAAGCCGGCCATAGACAACGTGCTGAACGGCCTGAGGATCGAGGTGTCTGACATCACTATCACGCTGTCAGCTAG ctcatgtggagagagggaagactgGTTCCACACACTGAGCCGGGCCATAGCGGACCACGCCGCAGGACTCTGCACCTTCGGAGGCCCCTGCAGCGAG GCCCGAGAGAAGTTGTGGATGGCCCTGGGAGAGGCAGCTCCAGTCATGGTGTCAGTGTCTCACGTGATGATGTGTATGAACTGCACCTCTGACTTCAGCCTCACCCTCCGACGCCACCACTGCAACGCCTGCGGCAAG GTTGTGTGTCGTGCCTGCTCCAGGAACAGGTACCCTCTGAAGTATCTCAAGGACAGAATGTCCAAAGTGTGTGACCACTGCTATGACGAGCTGAGGAAAAGAG gtGGCAGCGTGTCAGGGGCGTGTGGTGACTCCAGCCCTCGCTCCCACAGGGCCAGCCGGCCCCTGTCCACAGTCttccagaccctccagacccccagcctgtggaggagcaggaagaacaGCTCCCCTCTCAGCCag GTGGTGTTGGGGGCCGAGGGCTCCACCATGAGCGGCATCCTGCAGCGCCGCAAGAAGAGCAAGAGGAAATGGAAGAGATTGTGGTTCCTCCTCAAAGACAAGGTGCTCTACACCTTCACAGCACGCGAG GACAAGGTGGCATCAGAGAGTCTTCCTCTGCAAGGCTTCACAGTGAAGCTGTCAGAGCAaccagagggagagcagagcagcaacGTGTTTCACCTCTACCACAAGAAGACCCTCTACTACACCTTCAGAGCAGAGGACGAGCATGCAGCGCGCAG GTGGGTCAACGCCATCGAAGAGGCCACAGTTTTATAG